In Thunnus thynnus chromosome 17, fThuThy2.1, whole genome shotgun sequence, the genomic window CAAAATTCTGTAAGTATGATTCTGTCTACttatatttgttcatttatttcctcaccAGGACAGGTGCTCTGTCATCAGCTTAGATGTGGTTTAAGGTTTAAGATAGGTTTAAACCTGTGTTGTATGTGTTAAACTATGTCCTTCAACACCTTTTGCTGGGTCCTCAGAAGCTGCATTTTAAACTGCAAAAGTGGTTTAGTCTAAACACAACTGTTGTGCCCTAGAAATAATTTgaatactactatactactactagAGGTCATTGTTTCTGAATTTTAACTTAAACTCGCAGACCCAGGGCCTCATTTATCAATTCTGCTGCAATTTCTGTGCATAGAAGCTGATTTATCAATTCCTTACTGTGCTTGAaaatttgtgcacatttataacCACTGCTGACCAGGCTACCAAAAAACCCCAAAGGTACATAGGTATAATTACAGTCAAATCAATGTCTAAATTACagatacacaaaaaaaacctccactgTCAATCATGTAATAATGGATATATTGTAAACTATCATTCCTTACAGTGTAATATTTTGTACTAGCAGTGTACAGTACGATACAGTATGTACCAATACATACATGTTGATACAAGATGTGACATTAGGGAATAAGGGGATAACAATGTGGGGcattaaaaaatcatttatactgttggtaataataataataaaaatccattttatttatagagcgcTTTTCAGGGTACACAAAGACACTTTACAtaagttaaaatgatcatagaacacaacacactaaaaacacatgACACGCAACATTAATTACTCATTAAAAGCAGTTCTGAAAAGGTGAGTTTTGTTTAGTGATTTGAACATAGACATATCTGTGCAGTCTCGGATGTGTTTGGAGAGAGAGTTCCAGAAGGAGGGGGCAGCTATGGAGAGGGCTCCTGGGTTACCCCAGGTCCAGGGTTGGTCCTGAGTGGTGGAGACAGGAGGTTAGCATCAGAGGAAGGAGTGTGGTGGGGGAGCAGTTCAGTGAGGTGGGAGGGGACCTGGTTATGGAGGGCTTTGTGATTCTGGAGAAGGACTTTGAATTAGATCCATTGTGGACAGGGAACAGGAATGGGTGAGCAGGCAAGCAGCAGAGTTCCGGACGTACTGGAGTTTATTTAGGATTTTGGATGATATGCCATAAAGAATGCTGTTACAGTAGTCAATTTTGGATGTAATGAAAGCATGGATCAGTGCAGTTTCAGCAGCAGTGAAGGAGACTGATAGGTGGAGACAATCTTTTTTACGTGGAAAAAGGTAGTTCTGGTGATTTGTTTGTGATTTGTTGCTGTTGAAAATGAGGTGTGTGGGGAGGGACACAGAGCAAAGTTATCAATGGTGAGGCAGAAGTTGTGATTAGTTTTGGGCCGATGATGATCATGTCTGATTTATCACAGTTTAGTTTGAGTAAGTTGGATTGCAATCATTGTAGAAGCCAAAATATGATGAACATGTGGGAaagtaatacacaaaacacttaGGGTTGCACAACACCAATGGATAGGCAAAAACAATCTCCTTTAAAGGAGTTGTTTTCAAAAGTTCTGGTTACAATCTCTGGGAAGCAAAACTTTTACCAGATCGGCTTGACCTACGTTGACCTTCATTGACCCATCCAAAAAGCATTAGGCCACCAGATAAACGGGAGACACCTGGAAATAATAGGAAAGGGGGAGCAAAGTACACCACATGCAGAAATGTCCAAATGGTGCAGAGACATCTACACCCATTGGTCAAAGTCcaagtgatcatttttcttACGAAAGTGCCAAAAACATAGACAGGATGTCACATCTGCTTTTGGTATAAATAGGTGTGGGTGTGAAGTTGAAGGGGGGCTGCATTGATGATTTTCTGAGTTCTGTATGTTCGtgtgtaatgaaataaactcCCGTTGGTTGTCTGCTCATCTCTCTGGTCTCAGCGTTTGATGTGAACATCTTTAATATAGCCTGATTTGAAACCCCAATACCATGATTTATTTCAGTGAGGCAGTTGGTGAGAGGAGCGGTGGAGGAGGTGcagatgttgatgttgatgaacGGTTGTCTGTTtgtgagaaatgtttttaaCCAGGAGAGGGCATTACTGGTGATGTTGAGGGACGATTCAAGGTGGGAGAGAAGAATGGTGTGGTTGATGGTGTTGAAAGCTGCAGTGAGGTTGAGGAGCATGAGAATGCTGAGGTGACCAGAgtctgaggagaggaggaggtagttGGTGGCTTTGAGGAGggctgtttcagtgctgtgctGTGAGTGGAAACTGGATTGAAATGGTTCGAACTGGTCATTGGAGATGAGGTGGACTTTTAGTTGGGAGGCGACAAAACATTCCAGTATTTTTGAAGAAATGGGAGATTGAAGATGGACTAGGAATTGCTCATGATGTAAGGGTTGAGTCCAGGTTTTTTGAGGATGGGGGACTGAACCAGAACTGAAGGAGGAGTTAATGATTTCTGTGATGAGTGAGGAGATGAACAAGATTGGAAGGGATGGGATCCAAAACACAAGTGGAGTGTCTGATTCCATTCCTCattctgatgttaaaaaaaaaaatagcaggtACCTATTGTAAAATTACAAGGTACAGTATGACCCGTTTTGACACCACAGTCAGGTCCAACATAGTATGCTTCACTGTAGCTGAACCCGTACTAAACTGCAGCACATATAACTTCGGGACAAATACACAGATttactattactaatactaaTTAAATCTGCgtcctgtttctgtgtcttgggtaaagtgaacacacacacacacactaacatatgTAGGTAGATGCTATTACACTTTGTCTCTTTTCCCACCCTCTTGCAGTGGTAATGGACTTGCTCCACAGTTCTGGTGTGAGCAGTACATACTACCTGCAGACCCAATACAGCCATAGCCAGAGCTACTTCCTGTTAGTCTCCATGGCAACGGACCTACACAACACCTTCTTCCTGCTGTTCCCCATATGGTTCCATGTACGGCAGGCCGAAGCAGTCAAACTGGTGTGGGTGGCAGTAGTGGGAGACTGGGTCAACCTGATGCTGAAATGGTGAGTCATGTGACTGGgacaataatgatgatgatgatgatgatgatgatgatgatgatggtgcaGATCCGTTTTAAAtcccattttatttataaagtttgACACCATTTTTGCTCAGGCTTTTGTTTGGAGAGCGTCCCTATTGGTGGGTTCAGGAAACACGTTTCTATGGCAACTCCTCCCAGCCAGTGATAGAGCAGTTCCCTATGACATGTGAGACTGGGCCAGGTAGGCACATACCTTAGCAGTAACATATTTAAAGCGATTTTGACTGAAATTGAAATTCAGTATCTACTCAAGTCAATCTCTTAAAGAGTCCATTTCCTCCCCTTACAGGAAGTCCATCAGGTCATGCCATGGGCGCTGCTGCAGTGTACTACACCATGATGTCATCATTCCTCACGACAGTGCTGAAGAAAGATGGAAACCAAATAAAGAAATGGTAAGATCAACCTCTCCTTTATTCAGTGTGTATTACCTTTGTGCTTTGCTTCAGTCAGAATGGTAACGTATGTATCTTTCctccaggtgtgtgtgcgtctcaCTATGGACGCTGTTCtggtgtgtgcaggtgtgtgtgtgcatctctaGAGTCTTCATCGCTGCTCACTTCCCACATCAGGTCATCATGGGAGT contains:
- the LOC137168025 gene encoding glucose-6-phosphatase catalytic subunit 1-like translates to MDLLHSSGVSSTYYLQTQYSHSQSYFLLVSMATDLHNTFFLLFPIWFHVRQAEAVKLVWVAVVGDWVNLMLKWLLFGERPYWWVQETRFYGNSSQPVIEQFPMTCETGPGSPSGHAMGAAAVYYTMMSSFLTTVLKKDGNQIKKWCVCVSLWTLFWCVQVCVCISRVFIAAHFPHQVIMGVIIGILLAESLSRIKQIYEARLHSYLLISLLLLSLALLLYLCLWLVGVDLLWSVEKARLWCHRAEWVSVDTNPLASLFRNTGTLLGLGLGLHSPLHAHANRVVVSRGTDGTIYRFISLSATLVLLQLFDSAFKPPVHNGALFYLLSFCKSATVPLATVAIVPYYVAAALGYKGKKLV